The sequence ctttgggaggttgaaacagcaggatcacatgagcccaggagtttgaaaccagcctggacagcatagtgagactgtctcttatttttttaaaactataaaaattaaccaaCCATGGtcccaattattttttaaaaattagccgggggttccgtgcctgtggtcccagctacctgggaggctgaggcaggagtattgcctGAACTGGGAGTTGAGGCTGTGGCGAGCCcgtggttgtgccactgtactccagcctgggcaacacagtgagactctttcCAAGAAAGAGAATGGATTGGGAAGTGGGATGTTGTTGGACATATGGAGGAAGGAGGACAGAGAAAGCCAGTGTTGGTTTTCTGTAAGAGGGCAAGGTCATCAACCTTCGAATAGGATGGGGAGAACAAGTCTGCAGCTGGTTATGTGAGTGAGTTTGTGAGGTTGGCACATGGACTCTGGAATGTATAGGCACAGAGTTCTGTACCTCACTAAGACACCTCCACAGCCCTCCTGAAACTGTTAGgaatataagagaaaaacaaacaggaaagggAGAGTTAGTATGGATGGGAAGTACATTGGTagacctcttttatttctttatttattgagacagaatctcgctttgttgcctaggctggagggcagtggcgcaatctcagctcactgcaacctctgcctccgggctcaggcgatcctcccgcctcaaccccccgagttgctgggactgcaggcacgcatcaccatgcccggctaatttttgtattttttatagagatagggtttcgccgtgttgcccaggctggtctcgaactcctgagcccaagccatatgcctgcctcgacctcccaaagttcaggaattacaggtgtgagccactgtgcccagcttctttTTTAGAGTATGTATGCAAGTTCCTTAGGTGACTTACTCCTTTGGGGCATCAGATTTTCCTTATTActatttgtattcatttaaacAAAGGAATTCAGGCACTTATTATTACTAATCACAGTGCTTTAAAACTGACTACACTGAtgcttttttttaagatgatagGATAACATTGGAATTATctctgttagcattttttttttttaagagacaaggttactgtcacccagggtggagcaCATTGGCACATtcatagctcattgcaatcttgaactcctgagttcaagcagtcctcctacctcagcctcttgagcagctgggactataggcatacctCATCACACTGTGTATTTtaattcccccccccccccaggctggtcttgaactgacctcaagcaatcctcccactttagcctctcccaaaacactgggattgacagatgtgagccaccacacccagcctattacttattttttagcTCCAGGTTTACAttttctgttgttggtgtatactACTTGGTTTTCTTAATTGGTTTTCTTGGTATTCCTAGAAAAGAGAAATCTGGGCAACCACGTTCTAGTACTCAGGTGCTTCATGTATACTAAGAATATTTAGCGTGGCTGGACCCATGCAGGAGGTATTTggccttgaattttttttttcttctattccatAAAGTAGAACCATAACAATAGGGAAAGAGGTATCATACAGGACAGGGAATCTGCCTGGGAGAGCTGAGAACAGACCTGAGAAGAGTCCTTCCTGTATCTGTTTTCCCTGTCTGGAGATAGGGCAGCCTGAGGTCTGATATGCTGATGTTTAAAGTGGCCTTTAGCTCTTGGTGGCTCCTATTTAGGAAGAATATGGAGCAAGTGGCAACATTGTTTATACACTCAGATCTTCAGAAGCCTGATTTTATTTCCAGAAGGATTAATTAAACAACATGTAACATAGTTTTTTATAGAGAATATCTCTTGAGAAAACTTTTCATTAGTTTAAACTGCTAGCTTTAATGTTTTTGTTCAATTTAGCCCCCATTCAGCCTTGTTTTATCTAGAGAAGGCCACTGGCACTGAGTAGAGCAGGAGCACATCACAAGCAGAAAAAATTAATACTCGTGTAGACAGAATTGCTCTTGATAGTTCTGAGAATGATGGGGGAGGTAAAGAGCCAGCTGGAACAGTATGGAGGTCCTTGTGAGAGGGCGGCAGTGAAGGGACAGATTTATTGTGGGTGACTACCCACTTTCGAAGGCCGACCTGACAGGACAACTGGCATCTTTTACTGACCGTGTGGAAGACCCGCTGGGCAGTGTAATGTTAAGAACATGGCTTGCCCCCGGCCCTGCTGCCTAGGAGCTTTGTGAACTCTgcttctgtttccccatctgtaaaacgaGCATGCtagtgttgtgaggattaaatgagttagtgtATGTGAAGTGCTGGAACAGTGTCAAGCATTATCATCACCGTTTGAATAACTATTACCTACTGCCCTGCAGATTCATTGGAACAAAGCAACAGAGGCATTTTGAATAGGATGAGAAGTTGTTTCCTTTAGATTCTGACATTATTTTACAGGAATATTTAATGATGGTTTTGGGTCACATGACTATATAATCAAACTTAAGGAGGTAGACCCTTGTCTAGCTGTTTTAGACTTAACGATATTTCAAGATGTGGGTCAAGGTTTTAGAATTTGGGGTTACTGGCCATTTTCTGCTCTAATCCATATTTACTTTCTGAAGTCTTAACAGTTCTCGTGTGGACTCAAGCTGGGTCTTTCCCTTAGAACTGGACCCATGGGATTTTACAGGCAAGGTCTCCGCATCCTCCAACTCTCCTTTTAGGTTGATCATATTCTATTTTCACTTTCTACAATTCTGTCATGTCACTCCCACAGCACCATCTCTGAATATGTGAGTTCTAGCCTAGTTCTCTAAGACCTAGTTCTTACACCGTTTAATCATTCACACAGCCTCCCATGTGATGACGTGAAGATTACAACGAGGAACAGGCAGTCTCTGCCCTTTATGGAGTTTACATTTTAGTCAGGGGAGAGACAGACAGTAAACAAGTAGCATATATGTGTCTTGTTTGGAGTAAGTACGGCGCCAGGCAAGAGATAAATCAGGGGAGGGAGTTAACAGCCAGGGAAAAGATGTGGAGCTAGCTGTTTTTACTAGAATGACCAGGGAATGAGTGATACTTGCCCAAAGACTGGAAGGGAGAGCAAGCTGTCTGGCTTTGGGAGAAGAATGTGCAGGTGAGAACAGAGTTCCTATGTAGATATGCGGTAGGCCCGTTCCAGGAACAAGGAGACTGTGGGGCTAGAGCAGAGAAGTGGTAGGGGAGGAGGTCAGAGAGGTCATGGGATGGGAGCCGGGGCCTTTGAGACCAGTTTCCCCAAGAATGAGGTGGGAACCACTTCAGGGATTGGAGAGGATGAGTCTGACTTACCTTTAAAAGGATTGTTGACTTTCGTGCAGGCAACTTCACTTTCAGCTCCCCTTCAGGGAAACTAGCTTCATAAACCATTGTAACTAAACTAAACTGTCTATTAGTACCTCACTTTACCTCATATGTGTTTCggaacttgtttttttaaattggttcTAAAGTCATTTGGAGCAATTTGGCCTTGTCCCATTCATCTCTAACTCTGAGGAGACAGGCCCAGGAAAAAGCGGGGGAAAATCAGCTTGATTGATTGTTTTAAGAGGGATCATAAAAGGTAATACAAAGCGGTGACTCAGTCAGATAACTTTGGTGGAAAGAGTCTGGGTCCTAGGCTTGATGAATTcctgctttcctctcttttttgCTGTCCTCCAAGATGATTGCTTCTAATTCTTCTTTCATAGTAATGGCCAGTAGTAACTGTGagtttaaaaattggcaaataaaaataccACATGGTGGGTAAAGGTGCTGAAACTTCTTGAAAACCCCCCAAAATAATCTGGAAGAATAGTCACTGATATTCACTGGCTTTAAGTCTAGCCCTTTGTACCTGGGAACTGAAGGAGAGTGCTAGAGAGAGAGGGGTGCCTTAGACGCAATCTTATGCCAAGAAGAGGATGACTTCAAAGTTTGTGTGGAACCCATATGGGCTGAGTGTCCTGGAGTCACCAGTCATCACAGGTAGTTGGCAATTACAGTAAACCTTCAAAAATGTGCACTTGGACAGAAGGAATTGGCTGCATTTATCTGGCCAGTTCTGTTTCTCAGTGTTGGGGAGTGGCGATCAGCAGCCAGTGTTAAAACCCGCAGTTCAGTGATCACCCTAATACAtgaaagcagagaaataaaagtagtggcttatgcctgtaatcccaaaactttgggaggccgaggcaggaggatcgtttgaggccaggtgtttgatgCTGCATTGAACTATGACTGTTCccctgcacactccagcctgagcaacagagtgagaccttgtctaaaaaataaaaataaaaaaaaatttgttttttttttaccctgTACCCACTCTCCCCCCCCCCAATAACTGGAAGACTCGTTGAAAAACTGCTGTTTTTCATTGACAGTAATAACACAGCCCCATATTTTAATCTGGTTGAGTTTGGGGGCTCATTTGTCTAATAATGAAGGCATTATTAGATATATGAGACATACATGTTTTTGCTATGTTGGGTTTTATGCACTCAGCGTGCTGTTTTTCATTGTACTACAGATTCTTGTCTCACTCTTTAGGCCATTTCTCTGCATATGTGCATTTTCAGAAGGGGATAGggtaaaatataaaagatgaaattcaagatcaggctcggtggctcatgcctctaatcccagcactttgggaggccaaggcgggcgaatcacgagatcaggagttcaagaccagcctggccagcatggtgaaaccctgtctctactaaaaatacaaaacattagtcaGGCATCGTGgccacgtgcctgtagtcccagctactcgggaagctgaggtaggagaattgcttgaaccctgcaggtagaggttgcagtgagccgagattgtgccattgcactccagccttggtgacggaacgagactgtctcaaaaagaaaaagtaattcaaaCCAGTCAGCTTCATCTGGATATCTGAATCATCTTATCCCCTCCATCATCTAGACTTGATTTGTACCGAGGAGACGCGTgtctaatgtttttctttcttttcttctatttctaggaGGGCTGTTGGCCTGCTGCTGTGCTGCTGAACAGTATGCAGTCCTTTCGGGAGCAAAGCAGTTACCACGGAAACCAGCAAAGCTACCCACAGGAGGTACATGGTTCATCCCGGATAGAAGAGTTCAGCCCTCGTCAGGCCCAGATGTTCCAGAATTTTGGAGGTGCAGGTGGCAGTagtggtggcagtggcagtggcagtggtggtggacGACGAggagcagcagctgctgcagcagCAATGGCTAGCGAGACCTCTGGCCATCAAGGTTACCAGGGTTTCAGGAAAGAGGCTGGAGATTTTTACTACATGGCAGGCAACAAAGACCCTGTGACTACAGGAACCCCACAGCCTCCTCAGCGAAGGCCTTCTGGGCCTGTGCAGAGCTATGGACCCCCCCAGGGGAGCAGCTTTGGCAATCAGTATGGGAGTGAGAGTCATGTGGGCCAGTTTCAAGCACAGCACTCTGGCCTTGGCAGTGTGTCGCATTATCAGCAGGATTACACAGGGCCTTTCTCTCCAGGGAGTGCTCAGTACCAACAGCAGGCttccagccagcagcagcagcagcaagtccAGCAGTTGAGACAACAGCTTTACCAGTCCCATCAGCCCCTGCCACAGGCCACTGGCCAACCAGCATCCAGCTCATCCCATCTACAGCCAATGCAGCGGCCCTCAACTCTGCCATCCTCTGCTGCTGGTTACCAGTTAAGAGTGGGTCAGTTTGGCCAACACTATCAgtcttctgcttcctcctcctcctcctcctccttcccttcaccACAGCGTTTTAGCCAGTCTGGACAGAGCTATGATGGCAGTTACAGTGTGAATGCTGGATCTCAGTATGAAGGACACAGTGTGGGTTCAAATGCACAGGCTTATGGAACACAATCCAATTACAGCTATCAGCCTCAATCTATGAAGAATTTTGAACAGGCAAAGATTCCACAAGGGACCCAAcaggggcagcagcagcagcagcagccgcagCAACAACAACACCCTCCTCAGCATGTGATGCAGTATACCAACACTGCCACCAAGCTGCCCCTGCAAAGCCAGGTGGGGCAGTACAACCAACCTGAGGTTCCTGTGAGGTCCCCCATGCAGTTTCACCAGAACTTCAGCCCCATTTCTAACCCTTCCCCAGCTGCCTCTGTGGTTCAGTCTCCAAGCTGTAGTTCTACCCCATCTCCTCTCATGCAGACTGGGGAGAATCTCCAGTGTGGGCAAGGCAGTGTGCCTATGGGTTCCAGAAACAGAATTTTACAGTTGATGCCTCAACTCAGTCCAACTCCATCAATGATGCCCAGTCCTAATTCTCATGCCGCAGGCTTCAAAGGGTTTGGACTAGAAGGGGTACCAGAAAAGCGACTGACAGATCCTGGGTTGAGTAGTTTGAGTGCTCTGAGTACTCAAGTGGCCAATCTTCCTAACACTGTCCAGCACATGTTACTTTCTGATGCCCTGACTCCTCAGAAGAAGACCTCCAAGAGGCCCTCATCTTCCAAGAAAGCAGATAGCTGCACAAACTCTGAAGGCTCCTCACAACCTGAGGAACAGCTGAAGTCCCCTATGGCAGAGTCTTTAGATGGAGGCTGCTCCAGCAGTTCAGAGGATCAAGGTGAGAGGGTGCGGCAGCTAAGTGGTCAGAGCACCAGCTCTGACACCACCTACAAGGGCGGAGCCTCTGAGAAAGCTGGCTCCTCACCGGCACAAGGTGCTCAGAATGAACCCGCCAGACTCAATGCTAGTCCTGCCGCAAGAGAAGAGACCACCTCACCAGGCGCTAAGGACATGCCATTGTCCGACGGGAACCCAAAGGTTAATGAGAAGACAGTTGGGGTGATTGTCTCCCGGGAAGCCATGACAAGTCGGGTAGAAAAGCCTGGTGGGCAAGATAAAGGCTCCCAAGAGGATGATCCTGCAGCGACTCAAAGGCCACCAAGCAATGGTGGGGCAAAGGAAACGAGTCATGCATCACTTCCCCAGCCAGAGcctccaggaggaggagggagcaaaGGAAACAAGAATGGCGATAACAATTCCAACCATAATGGAGAAGGAAATGGCCAGAGTGGCCACTCTGCAGTGGGCCCTGGTTTTACAAGCAGAACTGAACCTAGCAAATCTCCTGGAAGTCTGCGCTATAGTTACAAAGATAGTTTCGGGTCAGCTGTGCCACGAAATGTCAGTGGCTTTCCTCAGTATCCTACAGGGCAAGAAAAGGGGGATTTCACTGGCCATGGGGAACGAAAGGGTAGAAATGAAAAATTCCCAAGCCTCCTGCAGGAAGTGCTTCAGGGTTACCACCACCACCCTGACAGGAGATATTCTAGGAGTACTCAGGAGCACCAGGGGATGGCTGGTAGCCTAGAAGGAACCACAAGGCCCAATGTCTTGGTTAGTCAAACCAATGAATTAGCTAGCAGGGGCCTTCTGAACAAAAGCATTGGGTCTCTATTAGAAAATCCCCACTGGGGCCCCTGGGAAAGGAAATCAAGCAGCACAGCTCCTGAAATGAAACAGATCAATTTGACTGACTATCCAATTCCCAGAAAGTTTGAAATAGAGCCTCAGTCATCAGCCCATGAGCCTGGGGGTTCCCTCTCTGAAAGAAGATCAGTGATCTGTGATATTTCTCCACTAAGACAGATTGTCAGGGACCCCGGGGCTCACTCACTGGGACACATGAGTGCCGACACCAGAATTGGGAGGAATGACCGTCTCAATCCAACTCTAAGTCAGTCGGTCATTCTTCCTGGTGGTTTAGTGTCCATGGAAACCAAGCTGAAATCCCAGAGCGGGCAGATAAAAGAGGAAGACTTTGAACAGTCTAAATCCCAAGCTAGTTTCAATAACAAGAAATCTGGAGACCACTGCCATCCTTCTAGCATCAAGCATGAGTCTTACCGCAGCAATGCCAGCCCTGGAGCAGCAACCCATGATTCCCTTTCAGACTACGGCCCTCAAGACAGCAGACCCACGCCAATGCGGCGGGTCCCTGGCAGAGTTGGTGGTCGGGAGGGCATGAGGGGTCGGTCCCCTTCTCAATATCATGACTTTGCAGAAAAACTGAAGATGTCTCCTGGGCGGAGCAGAGGCCCAGGGGGAGACCCTCATCACATGAATCCACACATGACCTTTTCAGAGAGGGCCAACCGGAGTTCTTTACATGCTCCCTTTTCTCCCAACTCAGAAACCCTGGCCTCTGCTTATCACACAAATACTCGGGCTCATGCTTATGGGGACCCTAATGCAGGTTTGAATTCTCAGCTGCATTATAAGAGACAGATGTACCAACAGCAACCAGAGGAGTATAAAGACTGGAGCAGCAGTTCTGCTCAGGGAGTGATTGCTGCAGCACAGCACAGGCAGGAGGGGCCACGGAAGAGTCCAAGGCAGCAGCAGTTTCTTGACAGAGTACGGAGCCCTTTGAAAAATGACAAAGATGGTATGATGTATGGCCCACCGGTAGGGACTTACCATGACCCAAGCGCTCAGGAGGCTGGGCGCTGCCTAATGTCTAGTGATGGTCTGCCTAACAAGGGCATGGAATTAAAGCATGGCTCTCAGAAGTTACAAGAATCCTGTTGGGATCTTTCTCGGCAAACTTCTCCAGCCAAAAGCAGTGGTCCTCCAGGAATGGCCAGTCAAAAAAGGTATGGACCACCCCATGAGACTGATGGACATGGACTAGCTGAGGCTACACAGTCATCCAAACCTAGTAATGTTATGCTAAGACTTCCAGGCCAGGAGGATCATTCTTCTCAAAACCCCTTAATCATGAGGAGGCGTGTTCGTTCTTTTATCTCTCCCATTCCCAGTAAGAGACAGTCACAAGATGTAAAGAACAGTAGCACTGAAGATAAAGGTCGCCTCCTTCACCCATCAAAAGAAGGCGCTGATAAAGCATTCAATTCCTATGCCCATCTTTCTCACAGTCAGGATATCAAGTCTATCCCTAAGAGAGATTCCTCCAAGGACCTTCCAAGTCCAGATAATAGAAACTGCCCTGCTGTTACCCTCACAAGCCCTGCTAAGACCAAAATACTGCCCCCACGGAAAGGACGGGGGTTGAAATTGGAAGCTATAGTTCAGAAGATTACATCCCCAAATATTAGGAGGAGTGCGTCCTCGAACAGTGCGGAGGCTGGGGGAGACACGGTTACGCTTGATGATATACTGTCTTTGAAGAGTGGTCCTTCTGAAGGTGGGAGTGTTGCTGTTCAGGATGCTGacatagagaagagaaaaggtgAGGTGGCTTCTGACCTAGTCAGTCCAGCAAACCAGGAGTTGCACATTGAGAAACCTCTTCCAAGGTCTTCAGAAGAGTGGCGTGGCAGCGGGGATGACAAAGTGAAGACAGAGACACATGCAGAAACAGTTACTGCCGGAAAGGAACCCCCTGGTGCCATGACATCCACAACCTCACAGAAGCCTGGTAGTAACCAAGGGAGACCAGATGGTTCCCTGGGTGGAACAGCACCTTTAATGTTTCCAGACTCAAAGAATGTACCTCCAGCGGGCATATTGGCCCCTGAGGCAAACCCCAAGGCTGAAGAGAAAGAGAACGATACAGTGACGATTTCACCCAAGCAAGAAGGTTTCCCTCCAAAGGGATATTTCCCATCAGGAAAAAAGAAGGGGAGACCCATTGGTAGTGTGAATAAGCAAAAGAAACAGCAGCAGCCACCGCCTCCACCTCCTCAGCCCCCACAGATACCAGAAGGTTCTGCAGATGGAGAGCCAAAGCCAAAAAAACAGAggcaaaggagggagagaaggaagcctGGGGCCCAGCCAAGGAAGCGAAAAACCAAACAAGCAGTTCCCATTGTGGAACCCCAAGAACCTGAGATCAAACTAAAGTATGCCACCCAGCCACTGGATAAAACTGACGCCAAGAACAAGTCTTTTTACCCTTACATCCATGTAGTCAATAAGTGTGAACTTGGAGCCGTTTGTACAATCATCAATGCTGAAGAAGAAGAACAGACCAAATTGGTGAGGGGCAGGAAGGGTCAGAGGTCACTGACCCCTCCACCTAGCAGCACTGAAAGCAAGGCGCTCCCGGCCTCGTCCTTTATGCTTCAGGGACCTGTTGTGACAGAGTCTTCGGTTATGGGGCACCTGGTTTGCTGTCTGTGTGGCAAGTGGGCCAGTTACCGGAACATGGGTGACCTCTTTGGACCTTTTTATCCCCAAGATTATGCAGCCACTCTCCCGAAGAATCCGCCTCCTAAGAGGGCCACAGAAATGCAGAGCAAAGTTAAGGTACGGCACAAAAGTGCTTCTAATGGTTCCAAGACGGacactgaggaggaggaagagcagcagcagcagcagaaggagCAGAGGAGCCTGGCCGCACACCCCAGGTTTAAGCGGCGCCACCGCTCGGAAGACTGTGGTGGAGGTCCTCGGTCCCTGTCCAGGGGGCTCCCTTGTAAAAAAGCAGCCACCGAGGGCAGCAGTGAAAAGACTGTTTTGGACTCGAAGCCTTCTGTGCCCACCACTTCAGAAGGTGGCCCTGAGCTGGAGTTACAAATCCCTGAACTACCTCTTGACAGCAATGAATTTTGGGTCCATGAGGGTTGTATTCTCTGGGCCAATGGAATCTACCTGGTTTGTGGCAGGCTCTATGGCCTGCAGGAAGCGCTGGAAATAGCCAGAGAGATGGTGAGTATAAGAAATCTCTTGCCAGCTTgggatttttatttcatttggttcCTCTTTTCCCATGTTTTTGTTCTTACATGTCACGTGATTATTCTTCCTCGTTAAAGCGCCTATCCCCACATGATGGACAGAAAACTAAATAGGTAATTTGGAAGATTTGTGTAGACttctaaaatcatttttcattttttgaaatgtataacTTATGAAGCATACTATGATTATATTTCCTTCTAAAACATTTAATTTCTCTAGGATTACTAACTCATgtattcatttgctttttattttgttggacCACATCTTTTCTAACCCACACTTTCCAATTGGGATATTTATTCTTTGGGTTGGCTTCATAACTATTATCCTGGGGCAGATCatcatcttcatttctttctctcctctattGAATGTTCTGTTTCCTGAATCCCATGTCTTCATGGTTCTTAAAGTGGGCCTTCGTTTAAGGGTGTGCATTATCCTTTAGTAGTTTTGTGACAAGGGGTGCGTGGAAATGCAAAAATGTTGAGATCCTGTATATTTGAGCATGACTTTATCCTAGCCTCATGCTTAATTGAGAATTGGCTAGGTGTGGAATTCTAGATTGGAAGTGATTTTTCTCTTACTGACTTGCAGTCATTGTTCCTGGTTTGTCCTCTACCTTCCAGTGCTGCAGATGAGAAGACTGCCATTCTAATTTTTTCATCCCTCGTACgtgttctgtttttctcctgGAAAGTTTGAGGATCTTCTCCTTTTCCCTAGGGTCTTGAGATGTCAAAATGATAGGTCTTGACTAGGTCTCCTCATTGATTATGTTGGTTACTCTATGAGATCTTATGTACACTGATGTCTTTCAGTTCAGGAAATTTGTCATGTGGTAGTTCTTTGaaaatttccttccattttctctgctCTCTCTTTTTATAATTCCTGTTAATATAAGGCATTTTACCTCCTGGATTGATcctctgtttttatcttttctcctctgttttaTCTCATTATCTTTTTGTTGTGATTTCTCCGTACTTTCTTCAACTTTATCatctaatatttttgttttgttttgtttttttgtcactcaggctggaatgcagtggtgcgttcacagctcactgcattctcGAACTCAGGCTCCCTGGTACctgggactaaaggcgtgtgccaccatgcccagctaatatttatattttttgcagagacagggtctcactgtgttgcccagagtggtctcaaactgctgtactcaagcaatccttccactttgcccttccaaagtgccaggagtataggcatgtgccacaagCCACAGCGTCCAGCCTTCTagtcttttatttacttatttttttcctgatattttgaagagctttttttttttttctctgaatgtaCTGACTTTAAAAGAACAGAGCCTAGTTGATGGCTGTAATCATTTCTCTTACTTTTTGAATACATTAtagtgtgttttttgtttttgtttcagacAGTTTCACGcccttacccaggctggagtgcagtgatgtgatcatggctcactgcggcctccaaccactgggctcaagggatccttccaagtagctggaccacaggtgcatgccagtaCACCTGGCaaagttttttactttttgtagagacagcattttactttgttgcccaggcaggctggtctcacctcctgagcttaagcaatcctcccacctcagccttccaaagtgctggaattataggcgtgagccatcactctTGGCCTGTATTGTAATTCTTAAAAATCTTTGTCTGTTtcctattttctcctttcttattaGAGGTTCTTC comes from Macaca fascicularis isolate 582-1 chromosome 10, T2T-MFA8v1.1 and encodes:
- the TCF20 gene encoding transcription factor 20 isoform X1, with protein sequence MQSFREQSSYHGNQQSYPQEVHGSSRIEEFSPRQAQMFQNFGGAGGSSGGSGSGSGGGRRGAAAAAAAMASETSGHQGYQGFRKEAGDFYYMAGNKDPVTTGTPQPPQRRPSGPVQSYGPPQGSSFGNQYGSESHVGQFQAQHSGLGSVSHYQQDYTGPFSPGSAQYQQQASSQQQQQQVQQLRQQLYQSHQPLPQATGQPASSSSHLQPMQRPSTLPSSAAGYQLRVGQFGQHYQSSASSSSSSSFPSPQRFSQSGQSYDGSYSVNAGSQYEGHSVGSNAQAYGTQSNYSYQPQSMKNFEQAKIPQGTQQGQQQQQQPQQQQHPPQHVMQYTNTATKLPLQSQVGQYNQPEVPVRSPMQFHQNFSPISNPSPAASVVQSPSCSSTPSPLMQTGENLQCGQGSVPMGSRNRILQLMPQLSPTPSMMPSPNSHAAGFKGFGLEGVPEKRLTDPGLSSLSALSTQVANLPNTVQHMLLSDALTPQKKTSKRPSSSKKADSCTNSEGSSQPEEQLKSPMAESLDGGCSSSSEDQGERVRQLSGQSTSSDTTYKGGASEKAGSSPAQGAQNEPARLNASPAAREETTSPGAKDMPLSDGNPKVNEKTVGVIVSREAMTSRVEKPGGQDKGSQEDDPAATQRPPSNGGAKETSHASLPQPEPPGGGGSKGNKNGDNNSNHNGEGNGQSGHSAVGPGFTSRTEPSKSPGSLRYSYKDSFGSAVPRNVSGFPQYPTGQEKGDFTGHGERKGRNEKFPSLLQEVLQGYHHHPDRRYSRSTQEHQGMAGSLEGTTRPNVLVSQTNELASRGLLNKSIGSLLENPHWGPWERKSSSTAPEMKQINLTDYPIPRKFEIEPQSSAHEPGGSLSERRSVICDISPLRQIVRDPGAHSLGHMSADTRIGRNDRLNPTLSQSVILPGGLVSMETKLKSQSGQIKEEDFEQSKSQASFNNKKSGDHCHPSSIKHESYRSNASPGAATHDSLSDYGPQDSRPTPMRRVPGRVGGREGMRGRSPSQYHDFAEKLKMSPGRSRGPGGDPHHMNPHMTFSERANRSSLHAPFSPNSETLASAYHTNTRAHAYGDPNAGLNSQLHYKRQMYQQQPEEYKDWSSSSAQGVIAAAQHRQEGPRKSPRQQQFLDRVRSPLKNDKDGMMYGPPVGTYHDPSAQEAGRCLMSSDGLPNKGMELKHGSQKLQESCWDLSRQTSPAKSSGPPGMASQKRYGPPHETDGHGLAEATQSSKPSNVMLRLPGQEDHSSQNPLIMRRRVRSFISPIPSKRQSQDVKNSSTEDKGRLLHPSKEGADKAFNSYAHLSHSQDIKSIPKRDSSKDLPSPDNRNCPAVTLTSPAKTKILPPRKGRGLKLEAIVQKITSPNIRRSASSNSAEAGGDTVTLDDILSLKSGPSEGGSVAVQDADIEKRKGEVASDLVSPANQELHIEKPLPRSSEEWRGSGDDKVKTETHAETVTAGKEPPGAMTSTTSQKPGSNQGRPDGSLGGTAPLMFPDSKNVPPAGILAPEANPKAEEKENDTVTISPKQEGFPPKGYFPSGKKKGRPIGSVNKQKKQQQPPPPPPQPPQIPEGSADGEPKPKKQRQRRERRKPGAQPRKRKTKQAVPIVEPQEPEIKLKYATQPLDKTDAKNKSFYPYIHVVNKCELGAVCTIINAEEEEQTKLVRGRKGQRSLTPPPSSTESKALPASSFMLQGPVVTESSVMGHLVCCLCGKWASYRNMGDLFGPFYPQDYAATLPKNPPPKRATEMQSKVKVRHKSASNGSKTDTEEEEEQQQQQKEQRSLAAHPRFKRRHRSEDCGGGPRSLSRGLPCKKAATEGSSEKTVLDSKPSVPTTSEGGPELELQIPELPLDSNEFWVHEGCILWANGIYLVCGRLYGLQEALEIAREMKCSHCQEAGATLGCYNKGCSFRYHYPCAVDADCLLHEENFSVRCPKHKPPLPCPLPPLQNKTAKGSLSTEQSERG